The sequence TGACTTTTGAAATCGTGTTAATGATGAACTGATGTAGATTTACCTAAGACATATGCTACAACATAATTAGAAAAACCACTAAATCCCACAAAGAAGTAGATGGCAGTGAAGATTTCCCAGCTTGGAGAAAACATCTGGATAATGATGGTAACTGTCTGCATAGCCATCATGGCAAAAAGTATAGGTCTTCTGCCGTACCTAAACACATCAAATATATCATGTTTAATCATTTTAGAGTCATAGCTGTTTGTTATATTTTGTGTGATGATGCGAGAGCTAACGCTAACCTGTCAGACATCTGTCCGGAAAGGAAGGTCCCCACCAGCACACCAAGGAAGTATATAGATGAGGTCAGAGGGCCTTTGTACTCATTCTCACAAATCAGGTCCCactgaaaaacacaaacataaaaaattaactttaacaAAGTTAATGTGTTTATACTTTGCTGAAGCTCACAGGTGTCCTGCCCCTCTGCTGCACATCAGAAATGGCAACAAGGATTTTTGATCATGCTGCGATAATTTTCACTCATAGAGTTTAGACTCTTTCACTGTACACACTTACTAGGTAATTTATCTAAAATATCTGAAAAtgctctaaaaaatgctgttcttacttagaatttttgtcttgtttcgaGTCCAAATATCAAAAAATTCttagatcaagaagcattttcttgacaagtaaaaattattttcttgtttttaggaaaaataagtcaaaattaattgagtttttccttaaaacaagcaaaataatctgccaatggggtaagcaaaataatcttaatccaaaatgaaaacaagattatatagtttatttttgctttgaaataagattattttgcttacgccattggcagattattttgcttgttttaaggaaaaactcactcaattttaacttatttttcttgaaaacaagaaaatatgttttacttatcaagaaaatgcttcttgattcaagaactttaagatattttgactagaaacaagacaaaaactctaagaacagcattttttgctaCGGCTGTGCTAATTATTCCACTCCTGTCCTCATCTCTTGATCCTGTTCCCATCTAAACTTCAGCTCTTCCCTGTCCACACCTGAATACCTTCCTGTGAAACTTTGGGTTCACTGGATACTGTGTATTGAAGCACCTCCCTGGACTATAAACTCTTCACTAAGGCTGTTATTCAATGTTTCCTTCATaattaatggtaacactttatttcgaaaGGTGTGCCTCCAAGAATATGATTGGGAATCACTGACTTATTCTGTGCAAAATGAATGATTAACATCACAAAAGTTACAGAAAATTACTTTACAGGGATATATCAGGAAAAATAATCCCATCAGAACAAGAATTTTGTCTCCGATTTTCTAGCCAAGAAtgattttgtactttttttgaaATTACAAAAACCATACATCAAAACAGAAGGTTTCTTATAGTCatcatttgtttgaaatataatcttcaCCAACGTCACCAGCAGTAGAGTAATCCAAAATTGATCCTGGAGAGTTTCTGACCAGCAGACTTTAGCTTGTTTCTCATTCTGCTAGATCTATCTGCAGCTTTCAACACCATAAATCCATCAGATCTTTCTGTACACACTCTCATCACTGGGCATTATTTGAATCTCACCTCACAGGAAGGTCCTTCAAGGTTGCCTGGAGAGGGGAGGTATCCAAAAGGTCAACCTCAGGGTTCAGTGCTTGGacccctcctcttctccatATACACTACATCTCGAGGACCCATTATACAGGCACATTGTTTCTCCtaccattgctatgctgatCACGCACAGCTCTACTTTTCATTTCAACTATTTGATCCCTTCCTTTTCTTGCTTGTACTATCCTGAGCGATGGCTGAAACTTTTTATTACTAGCACTTCTCATGTTTATTGCCTCTTTAAGATTAATCACTTTGGacaaaagcatctgctaaacaaataaatgtaactttgcaagtacatgtcaacttaaaaatactaaatactacTAATACTCTGAGAGTTAGCTAACATGTAGTTGTAAAGTTACTTAGAGTTAGTAGAATATCTAAACTGGACTAGCGAAATCAAgtgtataaatgtaaatgcaatgtAATGAATGTAGCCTTCCAGGATCAAAATGAGTTACAGTACATCAGGAGTTTCAAATCCTGCTCCTGAAGGGCCGATACTctgtagagtttagctccaacctgcTCCAACACACCTTCTGGAATTTTTTACCTATCAGGATAAACATGTTAAAGTGAATGAGGCATTGCAATGGATGCTTCAGTACGATACAGCATCATAATGCTCCCGATGTTATTGTTTACCTACTCAATTGTTTACTCATGACACAGAACACAGCTAAAACTATTCCCAACATGCCAGACTTAGATAACCTTTAGATAATCTCTGGTTCATGTAACATTTAATGCAGTTGAAGAAATGTAAATATCTGTTTCCCAATTAACACATTACAGTAGTTAAGAAATGCTATTGATTTGAGGGACTTAATTAAGCTGACATCATTTTCACAGCAAAATcaccagagttaaatcaactctgctcggAGTACATATgatccctctctaaatagtgttcaagtaacactgaagcagagttaaagttaatgagataattaagcgattaagtgatgattgagtattagtgatgaacacctgctgttaacaagcagaattagtgaagaaaagagaaacacaagaactaaaactgacttcagccacagtcTGAGATGAAATCacctgaagataaaagacattgtATCTCTCAAGATgtcagcagaggaggattatcttttcttcagtgattctgcttgttaacagcaggtgttcatcactaatgctcattcatcgcttaattatctcattaactttaactctgcttcagtgttactttaacactatttagagagggatcatatgtactctgagcagagttgatttaaggtgattttgctgtgtataaatgtataggATCTTTATGCTTTCCCCAGGAATTTTATCTTTGTAAGCTCTCCTTCCCGTGCTATTTATGGACTTATTTATCCTGCCATCCGTTTGTCTTATGGAAGATCTGGATAGACTTATGTTAAACAGAAACAAGCCAAAAACGCTTACTGTTTTCCCCAGACAAAGTTAAAGGGGGCAGTTACTTGAACTGATCTTCAAAGGATCATACTCCATAGCTTTATCTCAAGAACAGTTTGGCCGGTTGGACATTAGACTGTAGACCGACAAACAACCTGCCGACTCACCTCTGTCACTATCGTAGACTCATAAATCACTTTACTGTAGTTCCAGCCGTTCACACAGCACTCCATCTCTATCTCACTGACATTGACATCCACATTTGGGGTGTAATTAAGCATGGAAAAATTTCTCAGTGTTTCCATTTTGTATCTAGAGCAGGAACTGCGTTTTAAAACGCCATCTTCCATCACCGTTGGGATTGCAGCTTCCCTCCACATGGCGCTGATGTTGTACTCCTCAGGGATCAGACACTCGTGAGACGGCGTATCCCCGACAAAAACGATGTAGAGGCCCACAAAACCATTGGGAAGGATACTTATGGCTAATGCAAAGAAAACAGTCAGCTGGAACGGACCCCATGTTCCCAGAAAAGATGTGATATCATCATAGTCcctcattttttttaaccttcAAGTTTCACCACTGTTTGCTGTGTCTTCTTTGTTTTATCATTCAGTTTTGCATAGGCTTGTAATACCTCCGAAACACACAAATCTGGAATATAATGTTTATGATACACTTTGACAAGCTTCACCTCATTGGCTGTTTAAAGTCCAGGTGCTGAACAAGAGATCGCTTATCAAACATTACATCAGTTACTGATCTTTGAATCATCAGGGATTCAAGAAATGAGCAACTCAGAGACCTTTGTGCTTTCATGAGCGGAATTTCAGAGAGAAAAATCCAAGCGTTCCTTTCTAGATTCAGAGATTCATACAAATTCAACCatagtttgatcattttttatgttttattttacctgacCAGGATGACCTCTCTGAGATTAAAAATCAATGTCCTGGCCAAGATGGGCAGCAGATCAATCAGtttccaaaataaaataaaaaattaaaaacacttaaataaatacacatcATTTTTCTTTTAGTGGACAAAGAAGGCCAAGCTACTCTGTTATACAAAGCACAATGATGTTGAAGGTTTAAAATCTGATATGAATCTTAGAGTGCTGTGATAAACAGCATCCAGAGAAGAAAGAAGATAAGATGGAGCCATTGACTTTTAAGTGAAAGTTAGCATCCTGAATGGCATAATCAAGGTTATgtaaatagtaattaaaagGGGCCCAACACAGATCCTTGGGGCACACCTTTGGCAATCTCCAATAGTTCAGATAGTTCAGCCTGTACagattaaaggggtcatgaactgaggaatcttgagcttttgatatatgaGAGGTCATCATATTATAAGAATATCCTgcaagtttcagaactgaaaactttctTGTTactccaaaaacagcttttaatgTTACCCAGACCTGCGAACGAGTGATCCTGGAATGTGCCTGTCTATAACAGATAGATGAAACTccgcctccacagaagaaatcaacgcctacttcatcattacagcgttagccccgcccactggtgtgtgagtgagatgaggaggagagaagagcgatacaggactaaaataacattacctttcagaggatcctaatgcaggaatattattattttcaacactgtgaatgtctcagttgagctttatttatttgtattcggtacatttcactgtggattctttggtaaatcaatcgcatttcagacttttacgatatggactcgacagtaatgcaacaacatgtcagtaactgtgttcattctaatgcctgatctgatattaatgattcatgtacagtcagatgatctttgtctgtgtgtcagtaaatcaaaccactgactaaacgctcaacttcaccttgtttctcttggtaggatgaaaataatctgatatttaaactgtgattcaattatatatagaaagaacgctccctttacaatcgctggagttgtcaatcaaacagagcgactgagttctggacttgcatgaaaaatgaaacaatttttatactgtacaaaacaCATAATCAGCACCTGAGATtattaatgataaaataattacTAATTACTTGAATATGAAATTTTAAGTTTAAGAATAAGCCAGCTGAATATCTGATATCACAGATGTGGCTCTATTTATGAGCTCAAACGGTGTTTCCCAGGATAGTAAGCATTACTTAACCTTTGACCGATTGGAAGCAGGATTAAATGAGTAACATTTACTGTGCAGACAACGGAAGAAACGAACCAGGGAAGCTGTTCATCAAAGCTCAGTTTATTGCAGTCACGTTGTCACACATTGGACTGCAGTTCTATAACATGTGTGTCTGTACAAACAAACTTCAGTGAAAATGACTGGAGTGCAGTGCCAGGCCTATGGCTTCTTTTTACTAATATATAAAGAATACTGTAATTCACTGGATGTGATGACAGGAATCCATCATTCTGCTTTTCTTCGTTTTAAGGGACCAGGGAGTTTGTCTTGCAGTCTGCACAGAGAGAGCACACTGAAATATCCGTATtactgtttaaaaatatatattttgaagaacactGGACCACagtgactttcattgtatggaaaaaaacaacaccaacaacagcaaataaacaaacatcaaaatcagAAAGAAAGTTTTTGCTCATTTTTCATAGACAATACAGTACAGTTCAGTCTAGATTAGACATGAGATGGGTCCATAAGGACAATGAACCATACCCATCTGTTTATCACCCAATACCCATTGGTTTATCAccactaaaaatggaaaactttttatgcgttttggatgcattttgggggcctgaaaataagacaaatgtttgaaaacaggtttcaaagtgcaagtttttgaaaatgcagccaatgtaagtttttttattcagtgtatagacgcgtagtgtttctttacaaacatcgccatctactggcctggcagcagaatacagcgctTTTAGGACTTTTCGTGGATTTGTGTGAtcttttgacaacattgttaTCTGTATGCAATggaaaaacttttacattttttagtacATAGTTGATGTGTAATCATACCCTCAGTCCTGTGGCAGATCATCGTCAAATGTTCATCATGTTTACCGGCTTTCCTTCCTTGTCCTGCTGCTGTGTTTTCCCCTATGGTTCAGGTTATGTTTGCTTTATCATAAATGAAAGCACATCTAACCCTGCATGTCCTCGCTCTACCTTTACCTCAGAACCTGACAGCAGTTGATTTACTTGTGAGAATACTTCTGTGTTTATTAATCTAATAATACACTCTCTGAAGAAATGTGTGAAAATGTAACTTTTGGCAGTACAACAGCTCACTGGGGCAAGACACTCGAAGAGACATCTTTGTGCTTaatttacccttaaaaggttcagcttaaagggttagttcacccaaaaattaaaataatgtgatttttttactcaccctcatgccgtttcacacccgtgagacattaatcttcagaacacaaattaagatatttttgatgaaatccgatggctcagtgaggcctgagcaatgacatttcctctctcaagatccattaatgtactaaaaacatatttaaatcaggtcatgtgagtacagtggttcaatattaatattataaagccacgagaatatttttggtgcgccaaaaaaacaaaataacgacttaaatagtgatggccgatttcaaaacactgcttcaggaagcttcggagcgttatgaatcttttgtgttgaatcatgattcggatcaaaCCGccaactgctgaaatcacgtgactttggcgctccgaaccgctgattcgacacaaaagattcataacgctccgaagcttcctgaagcagtgttttgaaatcggcaatcactatataagttatttttttataatattaatattgaaccactgtactcacatgaactgatttaaatatgtttttagtacattaatggatcttgagagaggaaatgtcatcggatttcatcaaaaatatcttaatttgtgttctgaagatgaatgaaggtcttacgggtgtggaacgacatgagggtgagtaattaatgacattattttcattaaccctttaagggtaCATATTACTGCtctaaggtactaatatgcaccttttAGGGTTAGATAAGGTACAACATTGACCCACAGATAAGCTATTGTAACCCTAAACTTTTGCATCTTCTTTCTAACGgtgtattaataaaataatcaaaccAGAAAGTAACAACAAGTCTGTGTACACATCATgactcatctcatctcatctctctCATTGGTTTATGGCTCACATGTGTTTGACCAATCACACGCTCAGCACAGTTCTTATTCAGAGCAGGAGTTGAAACCGTTCCTCAAAATATTTCCTGAAACGACCAACGCTGAGCCTGCATCTGGTGTTGTGTTCACACATTTCTCGTTTTACTGATTAGTTACATATTGTCATTGTCTAATGCTTGTATTCTTGATTTGATTTTCTGTGTTGAAATAAAGGATGAATATAAATCAGTTATACATACTTTGCCAGTTCCTGTTCAAGCTGAGACTGAACACGCAGCAGATAACCATCAATCTGGGTCTGCAACAAATCAAGTTTAGGAAATAAAATGAGGAACAGTAACAGcaagaacacaaataaatatgaaactcaTTCTTACTTTGTTCCTCTCATACAGCAGAGGAGTGCAGAACAAGATGATATCAGCTGTCGTGAACAGAAGAACATTTTACAGTCATAAAGAGTGGGTTATTAACTATTATATTTCATGCATACATTTTTCTCAAAGTACTGCATCATATTAAAGGGATTAGCACAGCGCTTTCTGCACTGCATGTTATGTGAGTTTTCTTCAACCATCAAtatattctgattttattttgactgttattatatgtatttattcatgAAAACACACTTACCAAGTATTAAAAGTGTGATACCATTGAAGACAGCACCCACACATGTCAGAAACCACATAACAACTGCAAGCTGCAGATAAACACAGCAGGTAATAATTTAACATAACCCGTCACATagcattaaaaacatttgtacCTGACATGCATTAATATCCAGCTCAATGCTTGGGTATGCAGTCGTTTTTATCTGGACATGAATGTAGACATACCTTCAGTGAATCCACCACATCCTCCACAAGCACAAGTCTTCTGATCTGTTTGAGAGCCGTGTTTAATTTCACCAGAAACACGTCCATGTACCTGCGGGCCGTGTCCGGTGAGATGCTGATATCTCTTTCCATCAGAACTCTGTGCATGAACACAGATCTCGTGTTACTCTTTATCAAACGTCATTCTTGTCAGAAACAAGTGTTTATCCATGAACTGCAAATAAACGCTTCCACCTGGACACTCTCAAAGACACAAACAGATCAAAGGCATACGTACTTAAAAGGGTGTCCCTCATCAGACTTCTGTACAGCCTGAACGACGGACTTGTAGACTCTGAAGGTGATGGTGACACAGAGCAGGGCGAGCAGCAGGTACGAGACGACACTGATGACACTGAACGAGGCTAGAGACGTGAGCACCAGCATCGAGCCTCCGAACACTAGCGCTGACTTCTTCGGCTCCTGCCAATACACCAACCCCTTCACTGCAGAGACGGATGGATGATGGAGGGATGGAAAGATGGAGGCTGTCTTCTCATGGTCCTCTTCAGCGGTCCAGTCCTGgactgcagagagagagagtttaacCCCACTTGATATTGTTTCTGATCTGACTGccattttcttctagagctgctgtatGTTATGAAAGTGCAGACTGCGAGTGTTTAGGGTGCCAGTGAGAAATGTGACACTCTACAGCAGCCGATGTAAGCCCACAAGTGTGTGATTTGGGACAAGGCCACGGTTACAAAACTCACCCACTATTTAGGCACACATACAAACATGCTGCTGCTCCAAACGAGCACTATAATAAGCATCTTAATTAATAATAGACTTCACAAGTGCCAAGATCATGTGACTTATTTATATCTAACATAGAAtcatattttaatgaatcaaaatatatttgacGTCAACAAACATTTGTTTCTTTAGAATGTCATCATGTTTTATTTCTCTTGTAAAAGTTTCTTTTGTAATTGTTTTCGGACATTGAGTTAAAATACTGCTGGGTTCATGAcatgctgccatctggtgggtGTTTCAAGAATTGCATGCAACAGCACTGTGTGTGAGGGGAAACAACTTGCTTTGCTTCATTTAgtaaactttattcaacataacAGCCATTCATTCTCAAATAATGTGTTACATAATGCTTGATATGTAATTTAAGCCTCGAAACCGA comes from Chanodichthys erythropterus isolate Z2021 chromosome 22, ASM2448905v1, whole genome shotgun sequence and encodes:
- the LOC137012201 gene encoding reticulon-3-B-like, which gives rise to MADPTNSSSSGLNSIVLLKDSNLSVQDWTAEEDHEKTASIFPSLHHPSVSAVKGLVYWQEPKKSALVFGGSMLVLTSLASFSVISVVSYLLLALLCVTITFRVYKSVVQAVQKSDEGHPFKVLMERDISISPDTARRYMDVFLVKLNTALKQIRRLVLVEDVVDSLKLAVVMWFLTCVGAVFNGITLLILADIILFCTPLLYERNKTQIDGYLLRVQSQLEQELAKLQDKLPGPLKRRKAE